In Clupea harengus chromosome 12, Ch_v2.0.2, whole genome shotgun sequence, the sequence AGCGCGAGATCAGCCTCATGGCCTACCAGGGGGCCTCCAGCTCTTTCGTGTCCCCACCTCCCCTAAATCTGCGTAAGTCTGCTGAGCTGCCCCAAGTTAACGTTACACAACTAGGACTCTCAGTGTCTGTCGCACCCCTTACTCCCCCTCTTCAGGCTCTGCAGAAGTGTCTTCCTACCCCACTCTTTTTCTTTTAGTACTCTTCGGTCTCTTTacacctttcccctctctctctctctctctctctctctctctctctctctcgctctctctctctctctgcaagtgGTATTACACCCATGTCTGATACATTAGCACTCAGATGGTTCTACCATCTGTTCCATGTGTTATTCTGGCCGGGGATACCGTGCACCCTGAAGTGAGGCAATCCCGGGAGGTCGTGTTCTGTTTTGACAGGGGTAGTCATATCTGCAGTTACACAGCCCTACCCCCTCGATCTCCCTCATATGGTTACAGTAAACAAGGCCTGTGCTGTGCACAGCAGCCTCAAGTGACAACTGACTTTCAAACAGATCAGCTGACcatacagtattttttttaccttaGCCTGGCttaatctttttctttctatttctctctgtctcctttggCTCCCCTCTGGTGTGATCCGTGATTCACTCTAGGCTTCTGGACGGACTGCAAGCTGCCAGATTATGAGGAGGTGGTTGGCCATCCTCCAACGCCCCCTCCACCTTACTCAGAAATGCCCCCCGAGACCTCCCCTCCTGgtcaggctgctgctgctgctgccatcgTACTGGAGCCCCCCATAGAGCAGGCGGCCACGCTCTCCAGAGATGAGCAAGGCTCCGCAGCAGCGGCTGTGGTGGCAGGAGCAGCCGCCTCTGCCGGCCTGTCCAATCACCAGCAGCACGAGGTGTCGGAGGAGGAAGAGCCTGGAGCCatgctggaggaggaagaggagctgggGACAAGACGGAGGCACGTGACTGGCGACTCAGGGATCGAGGTGTGCATATGCCAGATGGATGTGGACGAGGGCTCGTGTGGCGAGGAggacggcggcggcggcgaggagaggggggagtgcGAGCAGCTGTGCCAGGGAGGCACTGGGGGGGCGTGCTGCGCTGAGAGGGAGGCCGTGGCACGACACAAAGAGCACAGCCCTGAGCCCAGAACCGGGGACAGACTAGTCTGAGACATTTCCCTCCGCTGTGCCTGCTTGCCACACACGGATTCAAAGAGGACGATGCCTAGTCACGTTTGTCATCATCATTGACGTTACCATCAGGCAAAAGCCGTGAATAATGATAAGAAAGCTGCCTTCCCTAATGGTCTTTATTCCCCAAATCCCTCTATGTAAATTAAGCTGTATGTCGGCTTTCTGTGTGTCAAATGGTTAAGGTGATAGatggctgatgatgatgatgatgatgatgatgatgatagaaCTGGCTCATATGTTTTGGAACTTGCTTTTACATGGCTTGGGGTTAAAGTTATTCTATCCATTCCCGTGGATAGAATTCTCTTCATTGTTTTTTGGTTAGTTCTGGGTttatttttcttgttgtttttgtcatgGATGAATGAACAGTTTGTTGATTTCTAGTTTGTGTAGGGCTGGAACTGAAAGGTCATGGTTGCTGTGAAACAGCTGCCATGTCACGGAGTGGCTGATGGCGGGAGCTTTTTAAAGCGCCATGTTCTCTCTCCGCCCACCCTCTGTACCCCCCGCCACGTTTGTGGCCCCAGCGTTTCCTTTGATCCCGTCTGGCATGTACCCGCCCGCCGCCCAGCCTTCCCATACGACCCCAACAGCTCAGGTCCACAACGCCCCCCAGCACATGGCAATGCCACGTTAGAAGACTGGGTCTCCCTGCTGTCCCCTGGGCATGGTGAGGTTagaggctaacacacacacacacacacacacacacacacacacacacacacacacacacacacacacacacacacacacacacacacacacacacacacacacacacacacacacacacacacacacacacacttgtcatgaagttttttttttttttttgtccctgctttttctttttcctttctccctTTGATAGCAGGGTTAGAGTTATCATGCAGCCCTCAGCGCCTTTTCTGtcagcctctccttctttctgggGCTTAAGCCTGTGTCCCTAATGACAGGAATTAAAGGAGGGATAAGAGATGTTGAGCTGGTGGTGAGGTCTGGTCAGGTGGTTGGAAAGAAAATCAAGCTACTGTGCCTTCTGTATGGCCTTTGAGTCAACCTTCGATCAGTAGTCTGGGGACGGGGGGGAACTTGATCCATTTTCTACTTTGCGTGGCCCGTGACATTATCCCCCAGTGCTGGGCCTGCTAGTTAGGGTCTAAAAAaagcctgcgtgcgtgtgttaatATGGGTGcgccagtgtgtttgtgcagaccAGCAGGCTATCAGTGACGTAATAGTGCCTACCACaaatgaggaagtgtgtgtgagttggggtgggggtggggggtatgggTGGGTGGCACATTCCTGAAGGATGGCCGATCTTTCATAGCACCGTAAGACTTTCAAGACTCCTCTAACATCCTTAGATGCGAAGATGAAAAGTGGGACAAAATGAATTTATGAATTTGTATCCTTGGTTTTCTCCTCAGTGTAACTTTCAAATGGTTTTGCTTTAGTTCATATTGACCTAGTTAACAAAGCTCTTAGTGGAGCTGCACAGTGTCCCCCTCTGCTTTTGGGACTTTTGGCAGGAGTGTAAGACTAAtgtcttgtaagtgtgtgtgtgtggatagctctttgtgtgtgtgtgtgtgatgaagtgcCGTGCGTTTTGGTTGTTCACCTAACACACCTGACTTCGAACCACTGCAAtgagtgtgtctttttttatataattgtGTGGGTAAAATGCATTGAGATCTTGCAGGTGTGTGAATATTTGAAGCGACACGTACttggtgtcctgcagggctggggtTGCTGAAGCTTGGCGCTAGGCCTTTAAACTGACAGACTAACCAACCTGCTGCCGTCGCGTTCGGTTTGGGTAGAGGCGCCAGCCACCAAACATGCGCGAGTTAACGCGTGTTTGTGTTCAAAGTACTTTAGGCTGCATCAGCTTCTCTTTCTTCACCTTAAGTCTGTGGTGGTAGatgcctctctgacacacagaggaCTGAGGAGGCCGGGTGTATGGGGGGTTTATCATTGCGCACAGAGCTCCTCTATCTCCAAGCTGCTGTTGCCAgtgtgccccctcccccccacccccaccaccactcccaagccccctcaacccccccccaagGCTGTCTGTGACACATTCGATAAAATG encodes:
- the wbp1 gene encoding WW domain-binding protein 1, encoding MPQKTLGSIIGLLCTGASVVQAKEFCFGVNNEQYRCEMGYCCGETECCTYYYELWWFWLVWTLIIMLSCCCAYRHRRVKMRLQQEQRQREISLMAYQGASSSFVSPPPLNLRFWTDCKLPDYEEVVGHPPTPPPPYSEMPPETSPPGQAAAAAAIVLEPPIEQAATLSRDEQGSAAAAVVAGAAASAGLSNHQQHEVSEEEEPGAMLEEEEELGTRRRHVTGDSGIEVCICQMDVDEGSCGEEDGGGGEERGECEQLCQGGTGGACCAEREAVARHKEHSPEPRTGDRLV